GTGTGGGTCTGTTTCACAAGTAATATCGCTAGGGGTAGGGACCGGATCGGACAAGATATAGATCATATCGGTTCCAGGATAGATCAAGAATTTGTCAACCGGAATCCAATCTATTAATTAAACAAGTCAAAAATCAAGATTCGAACctgattattttattaaataggttaTGAAACCCAAACTTCAATGAGTTGAAATAAGTTAAATGGTCGAGCATTACCACATTAAATGTGGCTCAATTTACCACATGCCATGCTGCTTCAAAAAACAGAAAAAACACTTGAGAACAACCTCTATCAACTGATTCTGACATTATTTTTTGAGACCTCTGGCTCACCACAATTGGCCTTAACGAAGAacaaaatcttaagatttatACAGCTATAGTTCTTGAAGAAATAAAGGTGGATGgataaatattgatttcaatttgcaACCTTGCAAGTGAACACTTTTTTGCTGATCATTGtcatatatgacacacaatgttGGAAGCAAGCTTTTTGCTTCCTCACAGTAGGTTACCACTGCACCCTGCATTTCTATTTATTGAGTAATAATAGTTATTAATCTCAGTGTTAGGATCCTAATTAAACATGATGTTTTGACCACAAATGTACATTTGCTTGCTTCAGTACACATCTTTTTATGTTCAGCTAGACTTCTCTTTGCTCCCTCATTGTTGTGCCAGTACCCGATAACTCCACACCCACATCCAATATGGTAAACTTAAATTATCCCAAGCCCCCACCTGTGTTCATGTTCTGATGCGCCTGAGAGCAAGATATGCCAAAAGCCTGTACCCCACGAACATGGCGACCAATGCCACAATGCACGCCACCGAACCGAGCTGCCCCCCCAACTCCTCTTCTACTGTCTCCCTTCTTTTCCCATGGTGAGACAAACCCAGAAAAGTAGCCAATTCACTTCCTCTATATTGCACGTGGATAAGCAACCTATAGCAGTAGAAGGTGAAGGAGGTGTACTTCATCCAGGTCATGCAGCTCGGCACATTTTGAACATAAAACCCCCCAGTGAGAAGGAATGCTAGCATGACTACTGTGACCACAGTGGAAGCCTGCTTCGCGTCCACCATGGCTGCACCGAGGGCCAGACCAAGTCCTTGTGCCACCAGAACATAACCAAGCAACACACCCAGTGTCAGCATGAATGCTCCTGGCTCCGGCCTGAGCCCGGCCATCCAATATAGTATCAGTGCAAAGACAGTGGGGAGGATAAGCTCCATGGGGAGGTCACCAGCCATTCGAGCCATGAAATAGGAGGACAGAGTGTACATGCCCGAGGACCTCTCCTTGATGAAGATTGCGCGCTCCTGTGGGAAAGTGAACACGGCATTGAAGGATGGAAAGACCCCCCAGAATATAGAGATGAAGAACAGAAGGCCGAGCCGGTCGCGAACATCATGAATGTTGGAGTGCCACCACATGGATCCTGCTAGAATGGCTGCAGCCATGACTTGGAAGACTCTTAAGGAGTTGAAGGTTTCATGCCCCCTTTCCTTGAGGCTTCGGTGCAGGAGGATGCTGAACTGGCTGAACCAGCTGATGCTACTGCAATTTCTCTGCTTCCTCACGGTGGAACTTTCGCTACCTGATTAaataacaagagttcaaaaagaCCTGTTTTAGAATCTCATTGACTTCAATTGTTTTAGAATCTCTTGATGATATTAATTAGTTCCATGTCTACTCTATACATACTGAttcatttgattatatttttctgTGTTTCTGCTGGATGATATctattctcttcctttttttcccCCATATTCACCTCTCTCTTATAGAATATTACACGTCTTAGTCAGTAACTCAATAGGACTTGAGACTTAAAATGAACTAGAATAAGCTACTAGCATACTTGTGTATTAATTGTGCTTTCTTGACGTGCTTTGCAATCAGCTAGCAGGTGAAGTCTACAAAAGTTGTATCTTGTTTCTTTAAGGACAGTGGTGGTTACCAGTTTCAGCAGCATCTCCAGCAGCGGCAGCAGAAACGCAGGCTTTGACCTTTGGTGCTAACACTTTGTCGTAGGAGGTGATAAGAGATTGCTTGACGTCGGACTTATCTGCATCTCCTTGATAGTCTATCTGAGCAACCCCTGCAATTAAATTAATACATCCATTCAGCACTAAACTCTTACATAAACAAGCACCTACTTCTTTATATCCAAAGTAAGAGTGTCTggtgaattaaaaatttgccGTCACACCAGTTAACCTAAGTGCATATTAGTCCTCAAATACTTCACCATAGGAGTGCTCTTAAGAACAAAGGTTCCACTACCCGGAGTTAGAAATCAACAATAAAGTAACCGACTAGTTTgaccatgttaattaattaagctCTATCTTCACCCTGGTGCTGTTCCCTATTCTCGGTGGTTCAAGCTGGCTTATCACACCTTAGGAAACATGTTCTTAGATTAAGAAGTATTTCTATTTTGACCTTTCAAGACAAACCAAAGGACATTAAATGAGCAATAGTGCAAAAAATATGTGGACCGTCAACAGGTCAATCATGTCAACCCACCTTTAGGAATgagacttttcttttcttttctcttcttttttctgatGGAAGGGGAGGCAGGGAATGAGAATTTATAAAGAACGGAGAGAGAACAAGACAGAGGCTGCGACCACCAGGTGAAGTATTGCTCCATTACTGCTCCCTGTGGTTATGCAGGATATTGGAGAACATAAGTGGATGGATTACCTGCGGTGATAGACTGATGTACCCTCTCtcctcacatatatatatatatatatataatattgaggTGGAGGGGGCCGAGCTGGTCCCTGTGAGAAGgagaaatatatataatattgaggTGGAGGGGGCCGAGCTGGTCCCTTTGAGAAGGAGAAAAGGTGACCTTCCAGACCCCATCCACCACAGGGTTACCAGCCACGCGGCAGTCACTGGGAATAATATTATCCCTTTCCACCAACCGTCACACGCGTCCGGTGGTAATATGGAAGCACCCCGACCTTAGCATGCCAGACGGAAATACGCGAGCGCACTCGCTTTTAGATAACGCACCACCTTTCTCCACTGAAAAAAGGTAGCATATGGAACCGGGTGCCGGGATGCGGAGCTAGGAAAAGGAGAATCCGCAGAACCAATGGATATTACGGTAGTCAAAGAATCTCAAATTTGATACAGGGAATCATAACAAAATACACAactatatttatagattataattattatttttttggtagaaactaTAAAGATTGTATGAGTATAAAATGGGAGGATGCGTGACACTACACAAGAATTCCAGTATTCCAATACTTTGACTCTTAATAAGTAAATAGAAGGAGACCGGAAGACTCAAGATTGTTTTTGTGATGCGCAGttcataaaatagttatgattaaCGATGTGCCGTATACGGCATGTAAGCTTGTGCTATACAATAGTCTACAGTGCATGATATAGTGCAAATCATGCCCCACGAGAATTTGTGTGCAAAATTTttgtcatatatatatacacacacgtgtatgtatatatgtgtgtgtatatatgtatataaatatcatATCTTGAATCTTTTTCAGTGATAGAAGGAAGAAGTATTAAAGAAAAAGATGGACAAGAAATTTAAGATGCCGTGGTAATTTTGATATTTGCTATTACCAAATCCTTTCCAGGAGATctctcaaaattaaaaaataggacatcagaaattatatatatatatatacacacacacataccttTCAATGAAAGGAATAAAAGAATGATAGACCTCTCTTAGATCCCGTCCTCCAAtcaagcaaagaaaaagtgtatTTATGTCAACTTTGAATCGGATTTCCTTTCTATTTATTCTAATCTATTCTTTTTTGATGTGATTAATTTATTCTAATCTATTCAAACCAATGGTATGCTTTGTTAGAAATTCTGGGAGCACCACTTGCACTTACCGTTGGCGAGGTC
Above is a genomic segment from Elaeis guineensis isolate ETL-2024a chromosome 1, EG11, whole genome shotgun sequence containing:
- the LOC105038404 gene encoding ABC transporter G family member 25 translates to MPPNSKECDQNEVANQQRMDSFISNSCYPLTLQFVDITYRVKLDPKAANAGTGIKRILHAGAKNSPATVPKERTILNGISGIVSPGEILAVLGPSGSGKSTLLSVIAGRLQGKHSGAVLANGRPLTKPVLRRTGYVAQDDVLYPHLTVRETLVFCAMLRLPRTVAKAEKVAAAEAVVAELGLGKCADTVVGNAFVRGISGGERKRVSIGHEMLVNPSILLLDEPTSGLDSTAAYRLVATLAGIARKGRAIVTSIHQPSSRVYQMFDSVLLLSEGNCLYFGRGREAMDYFGSVGFAPRFHVNPADFMLDLANGVAQIDYQGDADKSDVKQSLITSYDKVLAPKVKACVSAAAAGDAAETGSESSTVRKQRNCSSISWFSQFSILLHRSLKERGHETFNSLRVFQVMAAAILAGSMWWHSNIHDVRDRLGLLFFISIFWGVFPSFNAVFTFPQERAIFIKERSSGMYTLSSYFMARMAGDLPMELILPTVFALILYWMAGLRPEPGAFMLTLGVLLGYVLVAQGLGLALGAAMVDAKQASTVVTVVMLAFLLTGGFYVQNVPSCMTWMKYTSFTFYCYRLLIHVQYRGSELATFLGLSHHGKRRETVEEELGGQLGSVACIVALVAMFVGYRLLAYLALRRIRT